Below is a genomic region from Miscanthus floridulus cultivar M001 chromosome 1, ASM1932011v1, whole genome shotgun sequence.
CGTGGCGGAGGTAGAAGTGCGTGTCGGCAACAGCGGACTAGCTCCCCACGGTACGTTAGATCAAGGATAAAAGTTTAGAGGGGCGTATGTGAGATTCTGCACCAGCTCCCTCATTTTTTCCCAACGGGGGAACCTTCTCCATTTCCATTAGACCAACGAAAATACAACCGTTCAACATTACAAGACAAGACAGTTTTTAGAAGATAGAACCTATCAACGGCAAAAGGAACCATCCTGGGCTCAAGAGCTAACCAGAAACCGGCCTAGATGTTCAACCAGATAATACTAACAGTAAACGTTGGAGCAGCACCACGCTCCCATCAAACCGAACCTACTAGTTAAAACTAAAGGGACTTAAACTATTACATCACGACACACCAAAAAGTCTAACAGTAGCCCAACCCACAGTGAAACCTTTTGCTTCCATCAAACCACAATCTCATCCCATCTCGAACACATTAAGCTTGCTTCGGGTCTTCTTCGTGCTCACGACTCAGTGTCTTGAAGCAGCAACCTGTTAACTTGTCTTGCAGTTTGGGCAGCCAAGATTTCCTTGGCCACTCGCAGCATTGCGTTTGCCCCCTCCACCAGCTCTCTCATTTGCCAATTGCCACCATCACTTCTGTTGTTCTATTAAGCATCGCACACGCTGAGCCGCAGCCTCTTTTTATGTTGGCAATGCTGCGATGGCTAAAGATCGAGATCTCCATCGCTCTTGGACTAGGACTGCCGGAATCCCGGAAAGAACAACAGGGAGAATGGGACCGCTGTGCTAGCGCGTCCGGAGATCTTTTCCAAAGGCTGCACTGAGCCGGTGATAGCCCAGACGATAGGGCGTGTTTGGGAGAGCTTTTCTGAGTCTCGCTTATAAGCTGAGCAGGTTTATTTGATAAGTCATGATCTGGAGAATCTGCTGTCTGAATAAACTGGATGTTTGGCTGTCCTGATTATTTCTGGTAGATTATGATGTAAATTGACCAATCTACCCCTAGGCGGAGTCAgagacctcgtcctcctcgtctggATGGGCCTCCAACTCAGTGCCCCCCCACAGCGACGGCAGGCTCTGGCGACACCTCCATTTCTCCGTCCTTCACCTCCATTTCGCcgccctccacctccacctccatctccTGCACCCCTGCCGCCCGCGCGGACGACACCTCCACTTCAGCGCCCCGCATCGCTGTCTCCGCGGACAAGGCCTGCTCCGCCTCTGCATCCACTAACTCCTCGTCTTCCACCTCGCTGGctccctcctcctcttcctcttcctcctcctgctcctcgccTTCCGGCACGGCGTGAGCAGGCGACACCCCTCCAGGCTCCACCATCATCTTCCCCCCGGCACAGAACCGGCGGTGCTTCAAGGGGTGGCGCAGGCCGAGGGGCTTGTCGTGGATGGAGATCCAGCGGAGGGGGCGGGGAGAGCCGTTGACGCCCTGGATGGAGATCCGGTGGAGGGGGAGGAGAGGGCCGCCGGCGCCCTTCCTTCAGATCcggcggaggggaggggaggcgagCCAGAGAAGAGGAGGTGAGGACCGGGCCGGAGGGGAATGGAGGAGGGGCGGCGGagaggaggcggcggcagtgAGGGAGCGCTCAGGAAGGCGTCGGTCACGGGCAAGGGAAACGGGTCTGGAGGGAGGGGCAAGGAGAGAAAACACGCTCGCGATTTGGGAAAGCGGGGTCGAGCTTGCGATTTGTGAAGCGTTGTGGGCGACCGTCAGTCGCGGAAGCGTGTTCGTTGGTAGGCCCGTATCGCAAGGCGTTTGTGCGGACTTATCGGCTTATGTGGCTCAGAAGCTGAGCAAAGGCTCTCCCAAACAGGGACACGGTTCGCACGGCGTGTGCAGTTAGTTATGCGTGGCGACCAAATAATAGTGCTATTGCCTATTAGCACGAGAATATCGTGGCTTGAAGACAAACGGTCCTAATCGCAACACAGCATCTGACAGCTCGACAAACGGGGAGCTCCGGCACATCAAAGGCGAGGATCACATGCGCCGTACTCGGTAGCTCCCCGACGATTGCTCTGTTCCGCGGCCACGGGCCACGGTGACTCGCCGGCCCGGCCTCATCTGACCCCCGCAGACCTGTCAACGAGGCCGCAAAACTCCAGGATCTCCCCCAGCACCGGACGCCCCCACCGGCCCACCACCACAAAAACCCACCGCGCGCCCCCGCGCCACGCCTCCACAGAAAATAAAATCGCCTGCTTTCTTTCGCCCGCTCGTCGCCAGAGACAAGCTCTTCCCCATCACCACAAACGCCAACGGGTTCCACATTCCGACGAGCCAAGGTCGTCTTCTTCCTACGAGTTTCATTCCATCCTATCACCTTTTTACTACTCCAGTCAGAGAACACCATACCAGTGGCCGCTACACCTGCTCTGCTCACTCCATTGCACTAGCAGCAGGAGCGCAGGACTCGAGCGGTCTTGGCATGGCTTCTTCCCTCGCGCCCGCGTCGTGGGCGCTGCCGCTGCAGACGGGTGGGGCTGGGGCGGCAGCGGCGGGCCCTTCCTGCCGCGCGATGCTCGCCGTCGCAGAGCCCCGCTGGTCCTCGTCGCCACGCCTGGCAAGGGTCCTCGTGGCGCCCCGGTGCGCGGCGCTCGACGGGCCCGGCGGCGCCAGCGGCGAGGCGGAGGCCAAGATCGAGGAAGAGAGGAAGAAGCCGGCGCGCGGGCGACCGGTGTGGAGGCGGGTCCTGTTCGCCTCGAAGAAGACACGAAGCATCATCATCCTCAACGCCCTCACGGTCATCTATGGTCTCCGGATACTTTCTTTGTTCTTACTAAtctcactccctctctctcccggcCGCTCCGTTCAACCGCTCGATCTCAAACTCTACTCTGCATGCTTCTGTCATTGTTAAGAATAGCAGTGTATCGCTCTGTAGTACAGCTCCAAATACTCTTCATGCTCACATTTCTTTCTCCGACCACTGTGATTAGTTTGTCACAACAATTTAACAGTAAAATTGAGCCTTTTGTACTCATTTTTTATCCATTTTTTTTTCTGCCAGCAAGTGATATTCCGGTTTTGAAAGAGGTCGAAGCCCTGACAGAGCCTGCGGTCTTCAACATGGTGCGGTTCGTTGTTGCAGCCATCCCCTTCGTACCATTGGCGGTCCGTGCCTTTGGGGACCTCCGTGTACGCTATGCAGGACTGGAGCTGGGAGTCTGGATTAGCTTAGCTTACCTTGCTCAAGCGATTGGATTGCTCTCATCTGAATTTTGGTGGTTTTGCTGAAATGGCTTGAACTGGCAAATGCTAAATATCTACTATTACTGTGCAGGTCATAGTTGTGCCTCTAATTGATGGCCTTCTTGGTGCCTCGATCCCCAAACTCACTTGGTTCGGAGCCATCATGTCTCTATTCGGAATTGGCCTGCTGGAATGTGGCGGCTCTCCTCCCTGCGTAAGTAACAACTTCTTCTTCTGTATTGACTGTTACTAGTAGTTTTTTGGCTGTTGTGATAATCTCTCTCAGGATCTTACAGAATGGTAAAACATCTCTGGCTCTTTCATTGAGTCTTTGATCTTGCATTGACGATGATCAACCGAATTTCAAACATATAAACTTCTGTTAAGTCCTCAAATTTGATAGATTTCATTATTTcaagtctttggatatattcaTGAATTGCTTGCTTTGTGCCTTAAAAAATAATATGATATTGATTTCTTGAACTGCTTTTATTGTGTTCAAAGGTTGGTGATATTTTGAACTTCTTCAGCGCCGTATTTTTTGGGATCCATATGCTTAGAACAGAACAAATATCAAGGAGTACGGACAAGAAGAAGTTTCTGGCTCTTCTTAGCTTCGAGGTTGCGTGAAGATATTCTCATATCCTTTATACTGCTATATATCTTACCCATTGTGATGTGTTGTGAAGCTGTGAACACAAAATCTTCTGATAACCAGGTCCTTGTGGTCGCTTTCTCCTCTGTTCTCTGGTGTATGTTCCAAGATGGCTATGTTGATACTAGTGAATCCAGCTTTGACTCTTGGACTTTCGGTATGCTTTGGGATACGGCAGCTTCATTTCCTTGGATACCAGCATTGTACACTGGAGTTCTTTCTACGGTGTTATGCATGTGGGCAGAGGTCAGTCTACTTCTTTGAGTGTTCTAGTAGTTTTACGGGCGCCCTAGTTTTAGGGCTCTTCTCGTTTAATGCTTGCTTGTTTTAAGCATGTGGAGTACGTACACGTCCTCGTGCAGATGGTAGCGATGGGCGATGTTTCAGCAACTGAAACTACAATTGTCTACGGCTTGGAGCCAGTTTGGGGAGCTGCTTTTGCTTGGTTCCTCCTTGGCGAAAGATGGGATAACACTGCATGGATTGGAGCTGCTCTTGTATTATGTAAGCTTGTGTTCCTTTCCTTAGTTCTTTTGCCACTGCATGTTTGCATTTGCACAGCCTTGATCAAGTTGTTCGTATGCTACCTGTTCTTAAAAATTGATCATAGTGAACAGAAAACCTGAATTAAGTATTTCTTGGAGCTAACAGGATGCACTTACTTTTCATCAGGTGGCAGTTTGACTGTTCAGCTATTTGGGTCAGCTCCTGTTAAATCCAAGAAAGTTAAAAAACACAGCAGTAATGCTTTAGAAACGCCAGTGAAACAACAAGACTACTTATCGTTATCTCCTATACCAGTTGATTCCGGGAAGTTCATAGGAAGGCAATTAGAAAGGTAATAACTTTAATGAGTTTATTTGTTGACTGTCTTACTTCTGCATTTGCCTGGTCTCTAGTCTTCATGTCTCCATTTATACATTACTGCTGTGTTTTTCCATTTACTTTGGTTAAATTATTTATTTTCTACAATATAGGAGGAACAAAACATTATATCCCAACTTCAAGGCAAGAAAGGAAATCCTGCGATGATAGGCTCAGATACCAAATTATTGTCCGGATGAATCATTTCTTGGCTCGTCACTATGGGGATGCTGCGCAATTGCTCTGCacgttttgtttttgttttgttttgttttttatttttttgcccACAATATCTTGGAGCTCGTATTTGGATTTCTATTTTGTCTCAGATGACCGTGCTAGAAAACCTCATGCATATTAGGAAGAAATGAGGCATTGCTAGTGCAACTCGGGGAGGTCTAGACACATCTACTGGGTAGCAATTGCGTTAAGTGAGATAACTTAGTATGTTTTGGGCACTGTTAACTCTATACATTTCATGTAAATATAATATATGTACACAGCTAAATGATTCTAGACTGAGCGTACCTTTGTATAATACTGAAATAACAAATACCATGCATGGTATTAAAAAAACGCGAGCCGCGGAGGAGTGAGTGGTATTATTTGACTCACGGTCATAGATTCAAGAATCAGGACATACTGTGTTCCGTTGAGATTGTTTTTGTGGCTGTGAATTTTTTGGTCGAAGGGCATAAGCTTGTATTCTGCTCCTGTATTATGTAAGCCTATGCTTCTTTGTTTAGTCATTTGTCTTTGCAGGTTGCAGTTGCACTTTCATTCATATTCAAATAGGCCACATTAATCTAGTTGTCGGTATTATTCATCTTGTCTAATGTTGCTTAAAAACTGACCATACTGAACAAATGACCAAGATGAATTGTTCTTGAAGCCAATTAAGTACTCCTGCCATCTCAAAAATATAAGCCGCGGTCTGATTTGGCGGTCTCCAAAAATAGCCTTTGACACATAATTAATCATATTCTGAACAGTAGCATCACGTGTTTTCGTCAGAGAAGCCGATGCTCTTTTGAGAGTGACAAAGAGGGCTCAAGAGCATCTCAACAGTTTCCCAATACCTCCCCTATTTTCATAAAACTATTATATTAGGGACAGCTATGCTTTTTTCTTGCTCCAGCAGTTTGCCaatacctttttctttttttggtggTCACCAATATTTTTCTCATCTCTCCTCAAATAAAGGAGGAGATACAACTCCGCTAATACCATGTGGACCATCCTAACTACCACTTTTCAGCCATATTTTTTCTTACACTCCTGTGGGACCCACCTTCCATATAGGTATTGGGGAAGATATATTGGGATACTGCTGTAGCAACTTTCTCAATATTGACGAAAGATAATATTAGGCTACTCCAATACATATGTATTGAGAAATAATTATTGAGGAACTGCTGGAGATGCTGTGAGGACGCCTGATTTGAGAGTGCTAGATTCTTTCGTTCCGCTTTCCATCCAGCATGTTCCGGTCCGTGGGGGCCCTTTTCCGTCTACGAGGCTTATCTCGATATGAGGCCGGGCCACATTTTTATGCTTGGTTACAGAGCGGGCTGGGTGAGGCGTATTTACGCCAACTGGGCCGAGTTATACAAGACTGTCGTATCGTCCTTGACTGGACTGGACTAGAATAAGTGTCTTTAGTAAGGTCCAACCTACTTACCTTTGTGGGCTTCGATCTTTGTCGGAGTGAACAAGTCGCAACCATGCACATGCGATTAGGTGTAACGTAGCTTTGCTTCTTTTATCACAAGTGGCAGGCTACAAATTTAGGTTCGAATCTCGGCAACAGACTTCCTACATATCTGGCTGCAACTT
It encodes:
- the LOC136475109 gene encoding uncharacterized protein isoform X2 — protein: MASSLAPASWALPLQTGGAGAAAAGPSCRAMLAVAEPRWSSSPRLARVLVAPRCAALDGPGGASGEAEAKIEEERKKPARGRPVWRRVLFASKKTRSIIILNALTVIYASDIPVLKEVEALTEPAVFNMVIVVPLIDGLLGASIPKLTWFGAIMSLFGIGLLECGGSPPCVGDILNFFSAVFFGIHMLRTEQISRSTDKKKFLALLSFEVLVVAFSSVLWCMFQDGYVDTSESSFDSWTFGMLWDTAASFPWIPALYTGVLSTVLCMWAEHVEYVHVLVQMVAMGDVSATETTIVYGLEPVWGAAFAWFLLGERWDNTAWIGAALVLCGSLTVQLFGSAPVKSKKVKKHSSNALETPVKQQDYLSLSPIPVDSGKFIGRQLERRNKTLYPNFKARKEILR
- the LOC136475109 gene encoding uncharacterized protein isoform X1 — its product is MASSLAPASWALPLQTGGAGAAAAGPSCRAMLAVAEPRWSSSPRLARVLVAPRCAALDGPGGASGEAEAKIEEERKKPARGRPVWRRVLFASKKTRSIIILNALTVIYASDIPVLKEVEALTEPAVFNMVRFVVAAIPFVPLAVRAFGDLRVIVVPLIDGLLGASIPKLTWFGAIMSLFGIGLLECGGSPPCVGDILNFFSAVFFGIHMLRTEQISRSTDKKKFLALLSFEVLVVAFSSVLWCMFQDGYVDTSESSFDSWTFGMLWDTAASFPWIPALYTGVLSTVLCMWAEHVEYVHVLVQMVAMGDVSATETTIVYGLEPVWGAAFAWFLLGERWDNTAWIGAALVLCGSLTVQLFGSAPVKSKKVKKHSSNALETPVKQQDYLSLSPIPVDSGKFIGRQLERRNKTLYPNFKARKEILR